The proteins below come from a single Chelmon rostratus isolate fCheRos1 chromosome 10, fCheRos1.pri, whole genome shotgun sequence genomic window:
- the LOC121613375 gene encoding semaphorin-3F-like codes for MAVTMTASGAQLLLLALCVYRGSGLQQSAPRVRLSFKELMDTRAARPFSFSFNTSDYRILLMDQDQGRLYLGSREYLVALDMHNVNKEPLIIHWPASAKRKGECQMTGKGRQGECANFVRLIEPWNRTHLYTCGTGAYQPICTFINRGWRAEDYLFRLVPGYVDSGKGKCSYDPKQENIAVLINGNLYAGVHIDFMSTDAALFRTMGGRTAIRTEQYDSRWLNEPVFVQIQQIPDSAERNDDKLYFFFREKSLDSSGGASPSVLARVGRVCLNDEGGQKSLVNRWTTFLKARLICSVIGEDGVETRFDELRDVFIQPTQDERNPMVYALFTTAGSVFKGSAVCVYSMADIRNVFNGPFAHKHGHNYQWTEYTGKIPYPRPGTCPGGTFTPGIRSSKNFSDEAVNFIRSHPLMFHPVYPIHRRPLVVRTGVDYRFTALVVDQVDAVDGRYEVLFLGTDRGTVQKVIVLPKDPTSMEELTLEEVEVFRTRAPVKTMKISSKRQQLYVSSDAGLTQVSLHRCGVYGRACSDCCLARDPYCAWDGESCSAFTPSTKRRSRRQDVKHGDPLRQCRGFNAKVEKRLRETVQFGVEGSSTFLECQPRSPQATVKWLFQREGKRKLLNRVGGILKTNHGILLKSLNQSDAGLYHCLATENNFKHTVARVALRILDRDIVLALTAQDEDEEPKTRQAGSYAQPSLVSTPFPPEIRLINQYCQSYWEQLSPKQQQQRKRTSRRHTESQDQGLG; via the exons agctgatggaCACGAGGGCAGCGAGGCCCTTCAGTTTCTCCTTCAACACCAGCGACTACCGCATCCTCCTGATGGATCAGGATCAGGGCCGTCTGTACCTGGGCAGCCGGGAGTACCTGGTGGCTCTGGACATGCACAATGTCAACAAGGAGCCCCTCATA ATCCACTGGCCAGCGTCCGCTAAGAGAAAGGGAGAATGTCAGATGACGGGAAAGGGAAGACAG GGTGAATGCGCCAACTTCGTGCGGTTGATAGAGCCGTGGAACCGCACCCACCTCTACACCTGTGGAACAGGGGCGTACCAGCCCATCTGCACATTCATCAACAGAGGCTGGAGGGCAGAG GACTACCTGTTTCGGCTGGTCCCTGGGTATGTGGATTCAGGGAAGGGAAAATGTTCCTATGATCCCAAACAGGAGAACATTGCGGTTCTGATCA ATGGTAACCTATATGCAGGGGTCCATATCGACTTCATGAGTACAGATGCTGCTCTGTTTAGGACCATGGGAGGGAGAACTGCAATCAGAACAGAGCAATATGACTCCAGGTGGCTCAACG AGCCGGTGTTTGTTCAGATCCAGCAGATCCCTGACAGCGCAGAAAGGAACGACGACAAACTTTACTTCTTCTTCCGCGAGAAGAGTCTAGACTCGAGCGGCGGGGCGAGCCCCAGCGTTTTAGCCCGGGTGGGAAGAGTGTGTCTG AATGATGAAGGAGGGCAGAAGTCCCTGGTGAACCGCTGGACGACGTTCCTGAAGGCTCGCCTTATCTGCTCGGTGATAGGAGAAGATGGAGTGGAGACGCGGTTTGATGAACTAC GGGATGTGTTTATTCAGCCCACGCAGGATGAACGAAACCCTATGGTGTACGCTCTCTTCACCACAGCAGG CTCTGTGTTCAAAGGCTCAGCAGTCTGCGTGTACTCAATGGCTGATATTCGCAATGTCTTCAATGGACcatttgcacacaaacatggacaTAATTACCAATGGACAGAGTACACTGGCAAGATTCCCTACCCACGGCCTGGAACA TGTCCAGGAGGAACCTTCACTCCTGGCATCCGCTCCTCCAAGAACTTTTCAGACGAGGCTGTGAATTTCATCAGATCCCATCCCTTAATGTTCCACCCAGTTTATCCCATCCACCGCCGCCCCCTGGTGGTGAGAACTGGCGTGGACTACCGCTTCACAGCCTTGGTGGTAGATCAGGTGGATGCTGTGGACGGACGCTATGAGGTGCTCTTCCTggggacag ATCGAGGTACTGTACAAAAAGTTATAGTTTTGCCAAAGGACCCAACGAGCATGGAGGAACTGACACTAGAGGAAGTGGAGGTTTTCCGG ACCAGAGCTCCAGTCAAAACAATGAAGATATCCTCGAAAAGA CAACAGCTGTACGTGTCTTCAGACGCGGGGCTGACCCAGGTGTCGCTGCACCGCTGTGGTGTGTACGGCAGGGCCTGCTCTGACTGCTGCCTGGCTCGAGACCCCTACTGCGCCTGGGATGGAGAGAGCTGCTCTGCCTTCACCCCGTCCACCAAGAG GAGGAGCAGACGGCAGGATGTTAAACACGGTGACCCACTGAGGCAGTGCAGAGGCTTCAATGCCAAAG TGGAGAAACGTCTGAGGGAAACTGTGCAGTTCGGGGTGGAGGGCAGCAGTACCTTCTTGGAGTGTCAGCCTCGCTCTCCCCAGGCCACCGTCAAGTGGCTGTTccagagggaaggaaagaggaaactg ctcaaCCGTGTGGGAGGCATTCTGAAGACCAACCATGGTATCCTCCTGAAGTCCCTCAACCAATCAGACGCGGGGCTCTACCATTGCCTCGCCACTGAGAACAACTTTAAACACACGGTGGCACGCGTGGCCCTGCGCATCCTGGATCGAGACATCGTTTTAGCTCTCACTGCTCAGGATGAGGACGAAGAGCCAAAAACTCGCCAAGCGGGATCTTACGCGCAGCCGTCACTTGTCTCCACGCCCTTCCCGCCCGAGATAAGACTGATTAACCAGTACTGCCAGTCCTACTGGGAGCAGCTCAGccccaaacagcagcagcagcgcaaACGCACCAGCCGCAGGCACACAGAGAGCCAGGACCAAGGCCTCGGCTAG